Proteins from a genomic interval of Dendropsophus ebraccatus isolate aDenEbr1 chromosome 6, aDenEbr1.pat, whole genome shotgun sequence:
- the IWS1 gene encoding protein IWS1 homolog, whose product MEADYYSPEHSDDGGATPVQDERESGSDDEGNDNEQHGSEGESPHRYENDNSDAEEENKDQGSGSENEANDSDDDERRPRNSSDVEDDSFNRNASDSETEGARNHVASDSEDEAPQRKDSDDDEDGGIPVRGASDSEEEMQSRHSASESDEDRPTKRRGKKDDSEDEATARHVDSDSEDEAPKKHVGSDSEDEAAKKHVGSDSEDEAPKKHVDSDSEDETPKKRAGSDSEDETPKKRAGSDSEDETPKKRAGSDSEDETPKKRAGSDSEDETPKKRAGSDSEDETPKKRAGSDSEDETPKKRAGSDSEDETPKKRAGSDSEDEAPKKHRGSDSEDEAPKKHRGSDSEDEAPKKHRGSDSEDEAPKKHRGSDSEDEAPKRHRGSDSEDEAPKKLADSDSEDEAPAKRAASDSENERPVKRPARRAISGSDDDDDDAPIKKASGSEDDAPSKRKIVDSDDETPSKRAASDSEDERPKPAHSDSEADTPAKQAAANSEDEFPRMKRKIVSSDDSDDEVERKMTKKKKKRAPQRSSGSDDSANESARKKAASDSEEDDDAKVSKKKTILSDSEDEETTDKPAAKKSRILSDGDDSDSDASSKKTPQKKKAVSSDSEAEDGAKSKDEPKNSEKKLFGSDSESGNDEENLIADIFGESGDEEEEEFTGFNQEDLEGEKPSALKPAANAEEDSDSDIDMKSGKITDFKSDFDIMLEKKKSMSGKRRRNRDGGTFISDADDVVNAMIMKMNEAAEEDRNLNSSKKPALKKLTLLPTVVMHLKKQDLKETFIDSGVMSAIKEWLSPLPDRSLPALKIREELLKILQELPSVSQETLKHSGIGRAVMYLYKHPKESRPNKDIAGKLINEWSRPIFGLTSNYKGMTREEREQRDLEQMPQRRRMSSSGGQTPRRDLEKVLTGEEKALRPGDPGFCARARVPLPSNKDYVVRPKWNVDMESSRGSAKKGVSRLDKQMRKFTDIRKKNRFGHAVKISIEGNKMPL is encoded by the exons ATGGAGGCGGATTACTACAGCCCGGAGCACTCAG ATGATGGGGGTGCAACCCCAGTACAAGATGAGCGAGAGTCCGGCTCTGACGATGAAGGAAACGATAATGAGCAACATGGATCAGAAGGTGAAAGTCCACATAGATATGAG AATGACAACAGTGATGCTGAAGAAGAAAACAAAGATCAGGGCAGCGGTTCAGAGAATGAAGCCAATGATTCGGATGATGATGAACGGAGGCCACGCAACTCCAGTGATGTGGAGGATGACAGTTTTAATCGCAACGCTAGTGACTCTGAAACGGAAGGTGCTCGTAATCATGTTGCTAGTGATTCGGAGGATGAGGCTCCCCAGCGGAAGGATAGTGATGACGATGAAGATGGCGGCATACCCGTTAGAGGTGCAAGTGACTCTGAGGAAGAGATGCAATCTAGACATTCAGCCAGCGAGTCTGATGAGGATAGACCTACTAAAAGAAGAGGGAAAAAAGATGACTCAGAGGATGAGGCCACTGCCAGGCATGTGGATAGTGACTCTGAGGATGAAGCTCCTAAGAAGCATGTAGGCAGTGACTCTGAGGATGAAGCTGCTAAGAAGCATGTAGGCAGTGACTCTGAGGATGAAGCTCCCAAGAAGCATGTTGACAGTGACTCTGAGGATGAGACCCCTAAGAAACGTGCAGGTAGTGACTCGGAGGATGAGACCCCTAAGAAACGTGCAGGTAGTGACTCGGAGGATGAGACCCCTAAGAAACGTGCAGGTAGTGACTCGGAGGATGAGACCCCTAAGAAACGTGCAGGTAGTGACTCGGAGGATGAGACCCCTAAGAAACGTGCAGGTAGTGACTCGGAGGATGAGACCCCTAAGAAACGTGCAGGTAGTGACTCGGAGGATGAGACCCCTAAGAAACGTGCAGGTAGTGACTCGGAGGATGAGACCCCTAAGAAACGTGCAGGTAGTGACTCCGAGGATGAGGCTCCTAAGAAGCATAGAGGCAGTGACTCCGAGGATGAGGCTCCTAAGAAGCATAGAGGCAGTGACTCCGAGGATGAGGCTCCTAAGAAGCATAGAGGCAGTGACTCCGAGGATGAGGCTCCTAAGAAGCATAGAGGCAGTGACTCCGAGGACGAGGCTCCTAAGAGGCATAGAGGCAGTGACTCAGAGGATGAGGCTCCCAAGAAGCTTGCAGACAGTGACTCAGAAGATGAAGCTCCTGCCAAGCGTGCAGCCAGTGACTCTGAGAATGAGAGACCTGTCAAGCGCCCTGCTAGACGTGCCATCAGTggatctgatgatgatgatgatgatgcaccTATAAAAAAGGCTAGTGGTTCAGAAGATGATGCGCCTTCTAAACGCAAAATTGTTGACTCAGACGATGAAACGCCTTCTAAGCGCGCAGCTAGCGATTCGGAGGATGAACGTCCAAAACCAGCGCACAGCGATTCTGAAGCGGATACACCTGCTAAACAAGCGGCAGCTAATTCAGAGGATGAATTTCCCAGGATGAAAAGGAAAATTGTGTCATCAGATGACAGTGATGATGAAGTGGAAAGGAAAATGactaagaaaaagaagaaaagagcacCACAACGAAGTTCAGGCAGTGATGACAGTGCCAATGAGAGTGCCAGGAAGAAGGCAGCTTCAGATAGTGAAGAAGATGATGATGCCAAAGTTTCCAAAAAGAAAACCATTCTTTCTGATAGTGAAGACGAAGagacaactgataaaccag CCGCTAAAAAGAGTCGGATCCTCTCCGATGGAGATGACTCTGATAGTGACGCGTCCTCCAAGAAAACGCCTCAAAAGAAGAAGGCAGTGTCATCCGACAGCGAAGCAGAGGATGGGGCAAAATCTAAAGACGAGCCAAAAAATTCAGAGAAGAAGCTCTTTGGTAGTGACAGTGAATCTGGAAATGATGAGGA AAATCTAATCGCAGACATTTTTGGAGAGTCTggggatgaagaagaggaagagttTACG GGTTTTAATCAGGAGGATCTGGAAGGAGAAAAGCCATCAGCACTCAAGCCAGCTGCAAATGCAGAGGAAGATTCAGACTCCGATATTGATATGAAATCTGGTAAAAT CACCGATTTCAAATCAGACTTTGATATTATGTTAGAGAAGAAGAAGAGCATGAGTGGTAAAAGGCGGAGAAATCGGGATGGTGGCACTTTTATTAGTGATGCAGATGATGTAGTGAACGCCATGATAATGAAAATGAATGAAGCCGCGGAG gaagATAGAAATCTCAACTCCAGCAAGAAGCCAGCACTGAAGAAGTTGACACTGCTCCCTACTGTTGTGATGCATCTAAAAAA ACAAGATTTGAAAGAGACATTTATTGACAGCGGAGTGATGTCTGCCATTAAAGAATGGCTTTCTCCCCTTCCTGACCGCAGCTTGCCTGCACTAAAGATCAGAGAGGAGTTACTCAAGATATTACAAGAA CTTCCCAGTGTGAGTCAGGAGACGCTAAAACACAGCGGCATTGGCAGAGCTGTTATGTACCTGTATAAACACCCTAAAGAGTCTAGGCCAAATAAGGATATCGCTGGGAAGCTCATAA ATGAATGGTCACGGCCTATCTTTGGGTTAACCTCGAATTACAAGGGGATGacaagagaagagagagagcagagagatctGGAACAGATGCCACAGCGCAGAAGGATGAGCAG cTCAGGGGGTCAGACGCCACGCAGGGACCTAGAAAAAGTTTTGACTGGAGAAGAGAA GGCACTGCGTCCAGGTGATCCTGGTTTTTGTGCCAGAGCTCGAGTTCCTCTGCCTTCCAACAAGGACTATGTTGTCCGTCCAAAATGGAATGTTGATATGGAGTCATCGCGG GGAAGTGCCAAGAAAGGAGTAAGTCGCTTGGACAAACAAATGAGGAAATTCACAGATATCCGGAAGAAGAATCGCTTTGGCCACGCAGTTAAAATCAGCATAGAAGGGAATAAGATGCCTTTGTGA